The following proteins are encoded in a genomic region of Coffea eugenioides isolate CCC68of chromosome 6, Ceug_1.0, whole genome shotgun sequence:
- the LOC113775139 gene encoding uncharacterized protein LOC113775139 isoform X1, protein MPRPGPRPYECVRRAWHSDRHQPIRGSIIQRIFKLVYERHGAVTKKNKEWQAKLPIVVLKAEEIMYSKADSEAQYMDLETVWDRVNDAIDTIIRRDESTETGELLPPCVEAALNLGCVPERASRSQRHNNPRTYLSPRTQEGGYAASKVSGGNTDVQNRSLLPPYSGNQSNLERSTGSLEPLVSESNRHLVPNVNSPSTSSSKNLNFPTDSQIAWKDGKASFNVGSVYPLYYGTSFQPDISRSGSQKPHVSKDIIVGRPIFASVEKPAEIGCIRTLLANEANSIAPKQADAGEKMTEEPEVECDLSLRLGPFSNSMLCRGKGTTLVNDKIDPANPSEMGEVKVVSSSSREKDFSLFSLETTNDPSSFCLGRYNVEGEGRENVETFLRKRKLPFGSSADNRQILWQLKPTPHHFADQMKKQTS, encoded by the exons ATGCCTAGGCCAGGGCCAAGGCCTTATGAGTGCGTGAGGAGAGCTTGGCATAGTGATAGGCATCAACCCATCAGAGGTTCAATCATCCAACGGATTTTCAA GCTCGTCTATGAAAGACACGGCGCTGTAACCAAGAAGAATAAGGAATGGCAAGCTAAATTGCCTATTGTGGTCTTGAAGGCTGAGGAAATCATGTATTCCAAAGCTGATTCTGAG GCTCAGTATATGGATCTTGAAACAGTGTGGGATCGGGTTAATGATGCTATTGATACAATAATTCGGAGAGATGAGAGTACGGAGACTGGAGAGCTTTTGCCTCCCTGTGTTGAAG CTGCTCTTAATCTGGGTTGTGTGCCGGAAAGAGCATCCCGAAGTCAACGGCACAATAATCCTAGAACTTACCTGAGCCCCAGGACTCAAGAAGGCGGTTACGCAGCCTCAAAAGTTTCAGGTGGAAATACTGATGTACAAAATCGTAGTCTACTACCTCCCTACTCGGGTAATCAGTCGAACCTCGAGAGATCCACCGGGAGTTTGGAGCCTTTGGTTTCAGAGTCTAACAGGCATTTAGTGCCAAATGTTAACAGCCCTTCTACTTCATCATCCAAGAATTTAAATTTTCCAACCGATAGTCAGATTGCCTGGAAGGATGGCAAGGCTTCATTCAACGTAGGTTCGGTCTATCCCTTGTATTATGGCACCAGCTTCCAGCCTGATATCTCTAGGTCGGGCTCCCAAAAGCCGCACGTGTCGAAAGATATAATTGTTGGTAGACCAATTTTTGCATCTGTTGAGAAGCCCGCCGAAATAGGTTGCATCAGGACGCTGTTGGCTAATGAAGCAAATTCAATTGCGCCGAAGCAAGCAGATGCTGGGGAGAAAATGACGGAGGAACCTGAGGTAGAGTGCGACTTGTCCTTGAGGCTGGGACCTTTCTCCAACTCAATGTTGTGCAGGGGAAAGGGAACAACTCTTGTTAATGATAAAATAGATCCAGCCAATCCTAGTGAAATGGGTGAGGTGAAGGTTGTATCATCATCATCTAGAGAGAAGgatttttccctcttttctctaGAGACCACTAATGATCCCTCCAGCTTCTGTCTTGGTAGGTACAATGTGGAGGGTGAAGGTCGTGAGAATGTCGAAACATTTCTTAGAAAGCGCAAGCTGCCTTTTGGTAGCAGTGCGGACAATAGGCAAATATTATGGCAATTAAAGCCAACTCCTCACCACTTTGCTGATCAAATGAAAAAGCAGACTTCATAG
- the LOC113775139 gene encoding uncharacterized protein LOC113775139 isoform X2: MYSKADSEAQYMDLETVWDRVNDAIDTIIRRDESTETGELLPPCVEAALNLGCVPERASRSQRHNNPRTYLSPRTQEGGYAASKVSGGNTDVQNRSLLPPYSGNQSNLERSTGSLEPLVSESNRHLVPNVNSPSTSSSKNLNFPTDSQIAWKDGKASFNVGSVYPLYYGTSFQPDISRSGSQKPHVSKDIIVGRPIFASVEKPAEIGCIRTLLANEANSIAPKQADAGEKMTEEPEVECDLSLRLGPFSNSMLCRGKGTTLVNDKIDPANPSEMGEVKVVSSSSREKDFSLFSLETTNDPSSFCLGRYNVEGEGRENVETFLRKRKLPFGSSADNRQILWQLKPTPHHFADQMKKQTS, translated from the exons ATGTATTCCAAAGCTGATTCTGAG GCTCAGTATATGGATCTTGAAACAGTGTGGGATCGGGTTAATGATGCTATTGATACAATAATTCGGAGAGATGAGAGTACGGAGACTGGAGAGCTTTTGCCTCCCTGTGTTGAAG CTGCTCTTAATCTGGGTTGTGTGCCGGAAAGAGCATCCCGAAGTCAACGGCACAATAATCCTAGAACTTACCTGAGCCCCAGGACTCAAGAAGGCGGTTACGCAGCCTCAAAAGTTTCAGGTGGAAATACTGATGTACAAAATCGTAGTCTACTACCTCCCTACTCGGGTAATCAGTCGAACCTCGAGAGATCCACCGGGAGTTTGGAGCCTTTGGTTTCAGAGTCTAACAGGCATTTAGTGCCAAATGTTAACAGCCCTTCTACTTCATCATCCAAGAATTTAAATTTTCCAACCGATAGTCAGATTGCCTGGAAGGATGGCAAGGCTTCATTCAACGTAGGTTCGGTCTATCCCTTGTATTATGGCACCAGCTTCCAGCCTGATATCTCTAGGTCGGGCTCCCAAAAGCCGCACGTGTCGAAAGATATAATTGTTGGTAGACCAATTTTTGCATCTGTTGAGAAGCCCGCCGAAATAGGTTGCATCAGGACGCTGTTGGCTAATGAAGCAAATTCAATTGCGCCGAAGCAAGCAGATGCTGGGGAGAAAATGACGGAGGAACCTGAGGTAGAGTGCGACTTGTCCTTGAGGCTGGGACCTTTCTCCAACTCAATGTTGTGCAGGGGAAAGGGAACAACTCTTGTTAATGATAAAATAGATCCAGCCAATCCTAGTGAAATGGGTGAGGTGAAGGTTGTATCATCATCATCTAGAGAGAAGgatttttccctcttttctctaGAGACCACTAATGATCCCTCCAGCTTCTGTCTTGGTAGGTACAATGTGGAGGGTGAAGGTCGTGAGAATGTCGAAACATTTCTTAGAAAGCGCAAGCTGCCTTTTGGTAGCAGTGCGGACAATAGGCAAATATTATGGCAATTAAAGCCAACTCCTCACCACTTTGCTGATCAAATGAAAAAGCAGACTTCATAG
- the LOC113776326 gene encoding mavicyanin-like has product MASQKMVLFGYLMVAAALLIGATADTHTVGNSLGWTVPPAGSVAYKTWAGTRDFAAGDTVVFQWSNTHTVAQVNQSGYDACSATNAIGEIHTSSPYNFTIASTDPYYFICSIDNHCKLGMKVKIQAGAASSLNASAFFTILVALATYFSSLV; this is encoded by the exons ATGGCCAGTCAGAAGATGGTACTATTCGGTTACTTGATGGTTGCAGCAGCACTGCTTATTGGAGCAACTGCAGATACACATACAGTTGGAAACAGTCTCGGTTGGACTGTCCCTCCTGCTGGTTCTGTTGCATACAAAACCTGGGCTGGCACCAGAGACTTTGCCGCTGGCGATACCGTAG TTTTCCAGTGGAGTAACACTCACACCGTAGCCCAAGTGAACCAGAGTGGCTATGACGCCTGCAGCGCAACAAATGCAATTGGTGAGATTCACACAAGCAGCCCTTATAACTTCACCATTGCTTCAACCGATCCTTACTACTTCATCTGCTCCATTGACAACCACTGCAAGTTGGGAATGAAGGTCAAAATCCAGGCTGGGGCTGCATCCTCTCTAAACGCTAGCGCCTTTTTCACTATTCTCGTGGCCCTGGCCACCTACTTCTCAAGTCTCGTGTGA
- the LOC113773480 gene encoding uncharacterized protein LOC113773480 — protein MAGKIVPPPLYCMQLYLFKRISHEAVPRPLAIWSSGHPLLWDAEGQHKVARVTKEAFDACNSTNPISIQTTGPANYTLSSAGEYYFISTQDEHCFFGQKLAISVNQASSGPSASPAPAASRTPVTYIVGDDLGWIVPPGGKIAYETWAYDKIFTVGDTLVFNFTTGEQDIARVTKEAFDTCNSTNSLSLQTTGPASYTLNSTGEYYFISTLDSHCFLGQKLAIIVTSGSPGPPSSSPVPPSPRAPVTYIVGDHLGWLVPPGGPIAYETWAYDKTFAVGDILVFNFANATQDVAEVTKSAYSGCDTSSPLRVISTSPARIILTSAGEHFYTSTYFTHCSLGQKLAINVTDSGSPSIAQPPLNALSPAGGPNGAPVPFNSASHHAALGFFASLAIAFASLFVF, from the exons atggctggaaaaattgtACCTCCGCCACTGTATTGCATGCAGCTTTATCTGTTTAAACGAATTTCTCATGAAGCAGTCCCAAggccactggccatttggtccagtggtcatcccCTTCTTTGGGATGCTGAAGGTCAG CATAAAGTTGCTAGAGTTACAAAGGAAGCATTTGATGCCTGCAATTCGACCAACCCCATATCGATTCAGACAACAGGTCCAGCAAATTATACTCTTAGCTCGGCCGGAGAGTACTATTTCATAAGCACCCAAGACGAGCACTGTTTCTTCGGGCAAAAGTTGGCCATCAGTGTAAATCAAGCATCTTCCGGGCCAAGTGCTAGTCCTGCCCCTGCTGCTTCCAGAACACCAGTCACCTATATCGTTGGAGATGATCTTGGGTGGATTGTCCCTCCTGGTGGTAAAATTGCTTACGAGACTTGGGCTTACGACAAGATTTTCACCGTGGGAGACACTCTAG TGTTCAATTTTACTACTGGAGAACAAGACATTGCTAGAGTAACCAAGGAAGCTTTTGACACATGCAATTCAACAAACTCTCTATCACTTCAGACAACAGGTCCGGCTAGTTACACTCTTAACTCCACCGGAGAATACTACTTCATAAGCACCTTGGACAGTCACTGTTTCTTAGGGCAAAAGTTGGCCATCATTGTGACCAGTGGATCTCCTGGACCGCCAAGCTCTAGTCCTGTCCCTCCGTCCCCAAGAGCGCCGGTCACCTACATTGTCGGAGATCACCTTGGGTGGCTTGTCCCTCCAGGTGGTCCAATTGCTTATGAGACTTGGGCGTATGACAAGACGTTCGCCGTGGGAGACATTCTAG TATTCAACTTTGCCAACGCAACGCAAGATGTGGCTGAGGTGACCAAGTCAGCTTATAGCGGCTGTGACACCAGTAGTCCTCTCAGAGTCATAAGCACCAGTCCGGCGAGGATCATATTAACTTCCGCCGGCGAACATTTCTACACGTCCACATACTTCACGCATTGTAGCCTGGGACAAAAGCTAGCCATTAACGTCACCGACTCTGGCTCCCCCAGCATAGCCCAACCTCCATTAAATGCACTTTCTCCTGCTGGAGGACCCAATGGGGCTCCCGTTCCCTTCAACTCAGCCTCCCATCATGCCGCCTTGGGCTTCTTCGCCTCCTTAGCTATTGCTTTCGCATCCCTCTTCGTCTTTTAG
- the LOC113775151 gene encoding blue copper protein-like produces MAGKFNIILLVVAVLAAALQCSVAQRTHVVGDSLGWTFPPGGAVAYTTWAASQTFTVGDVLVFNFTTGSHDVAQVSRTSFDGCNTASPISLVRNGPANVTLNTTGEHYYICTFSGHCNLGMKLAINVSAAPSTSPPPQSPVPAPSPSSTTPKTYVVGDSLGWTVPPAGSIAYRTWAAGKTFMVGDILVFNFTTGAHDVAVVTSKAAYDSCNTSATGATINTGPARITLTTPGQHFYICTIPRHCSLGQKLAINVTGTAATPSPTPAPTRPPSGPASAPAPSSTGATPPSSSSTPPPSGSPSTSPSGSTTPSPSGSPGGVSAPPPPNSAPSFAVAALPFTFLSIALAFLY; encoded by the exons ATGGCAGGCAAGTTTAATATCATACTGCTCGTTGTTGCAGTTCTAGCTGCTGCATTACAGTGCTCAGTAGCACAAAGAACACATGTAGTCGGTGATTCATTGGGTTGGACATTCCCACCTGGCGGCGCCGTCGCCTACACCACCTGGGCTGCCAGCCAGACTTTCACCGTCGGAGATGTTCTCG TGTTCAACTTCACGACGGGATCACATGATGTAGCCCAGGTGAGTAGGACATCTTTTGATGGATGCAACACCGCCAGTCCCATCTCCCTCGTCAGAAACGGCCCAGCAAACGTCACCTTAAACACTACCGGGGAACACTACTACATTTGCACCTTCTCAGGCCACTGTAACTTGGGAATGAAGCTGGCTATCAATGTTTCTGCCGCTCCTTCCACCTCTCCACCACCTCAATCCCCTGTTCCTGCACCCTCCCCCAGCTCTACAACCCCAAAAACTTACGTCGTTGGAGATAGCTTGGGCTGGACTGTCCCTCCTGCTGGCTCCATTGCCTACCGAACTTGGGCAGCCGGCAAGACTTTCATGGTTGGCGACATTCTAG TGTTCAACTTTACAACTGGAGCTCATGATGTTGCTGTGGTGACATCAAAGGCAGCCTATGATTCCTGCAACACCTCTGCCACCGGAGCCACAATTAACACCGGTCCAGCCAGAATTACCCTGACCACCCCAGGTCAACATTTCTACATATGCACCATCCCTCGACACTGCTCACTCGGCCAAAAGCTAGCCATCAACGTCACCGGAACTGCTGCCACTCCATCACCAACTCCAGCCCCCACCAGGCCTCCATCCGGCCCTGCCTCTGCTCCTGCTCCTTCATCGACCGGCGCAACTCCGCCTTCCAGCTCTTCCACCCCACCACCCTCTGGCTCTCCTAGCACGTCACCTTCTGGCTCTACCACTCCATCTCCGTCTGGTTCTCCAGGTGGTGTCTCAGCTCCTCCTCCACCAAACTCTGCTCCATCTTTTGCAGTAGCAGCGTTGCCATTCACTTTCTTGTCGATTGCCTTGGCTTTCTTGTATTAG